A genomic stretch from Mastacembelus armatus chromosome 7, fMasArm1.2, whole genome shotgun sequence includes:
- the LOC113145202 gene encoding trace amine-associated receptor 13c-like yields MEEAELCFPQLLNMSCKKYKRPHSETMFIYIVLSSISVLTASLNLLLIISIYHFRQLHTPTNFLLLSLAVSDFLVGLLVMPFHIFLTEPCWYLGDLVCVLDYFLNFIIVCSSVVNMVLISVDRYVAICDPLHYHTRITPNRVQICVVLCWIYCVFYSFLVLYDNLKKPGRYNSCYGECVIYVVGAVGIVLVFIIPITSIIILYVRVFVVAVSQARAMRSHIAAVTLQRSVTVTVKKSEMKAARNLGVVVAVFLMCYCLYFCVNVSGSDHTIGSPTEVFSSFLIFLNSCLNPIIYAFLYPWFRKSVKLIVTLKILQPNSCMINVL; encoded by the exons atggaggaagcTGAACTCTGTTTTCCACAACTCCTCAATATGTCTTGCAAAAAGTACAAACGTCCTCACTCTGAGACAATGTTCATTTATATTGTGTTGTCCTCCATCTCTGTGCTGACTGCATCTCTCAATCTGCTGCTCATCATCTCCATCTACCACTTCAG gcagctccacacccccaccaacttcctcctcctctctctggctgtctctgaCTTCCTCGTAGGTCTCCTTGTGATGCCATTTCATATCTTTTTAACAGAACCCTGTTGGTACCTGGGTGATCTGGTCTGTGTTCTAGATTATTTCTTAAACTTTATCATTGTCTGTTCCTCAGTAGtaaacatggtgctcatatcagtcgaccgttatgtggctatctGTGACCCTCTGCACTACCACACCAGAATCACTCCAAACAGAGTTCAGAtctgtgttgtcctgtgttggatttactgtgttttctacagttttttggttttatatGATAACCTGAAAAAACCAGGAAGGTATAACTCCTGTTATGGAGAATGTGTGATCTATGTAGTTGGAGCTGTTGGCATCGTGTTAGTCTTTATCATTCCTATCACTTCCATCATCATTCTGTATGTGAGagtgtttgtggtggctgtgtctcaggctcgtgccatgcgctcccacattgcagctgtcacactgcagcgttcagtgactgtaactgttaagaaatcagagatgaaagcagccaggaatcttggtgttgttgttgctgtgtttctcatgtgttactgtttatatttttgtgtcaaTGTCTCTGGCTCTGACCACACAATTGGTTCTCCAACTGAGGTATTTTCAagttttctgatatttttaaactcctgtctaaaccctATAATTTACGCCTTTTTgtatccctggtttagaaaatcagtTAAACTCATTGTTACCCTTAAAATCCTGCAGCCTAACTCCTGTATGATCAATGTGCTGTAG
- the LOC113146059 gene encoding trace amine-associated receptor 13c-like, with the protein MMEEAELCFPQLLNVSCKKYKRPHSETTLVYIVLSFISLLTVVLNVLVIISISHFRQLHTPTNLLLLSLAVSDFLVGLLVMPFQILLTEPCWFLGDLVCVLDYFLNFIIVCSSVVNMVLISVDRYVAICDPLHYPSRITLNRVQICVVLCWIYCVFCSFLILYDNLKQPGRYNSCYGECVIYVIGAVDLVLSFIIPVSTIIILYVRVFVVAVSQARAMRSHIAAVTLQRSVTVTVKKSEMKAARNLGVVVTVFLMCYCPYYCVTLSGFELTIGSPTEVLMIFIIYLNSCLNPMIYAFLYPWFRKSVKLIVTVEILQPNSCMINVL; encoded by the exons atgatggaggaagcTGAACTCTGTTTTCCACAACTCCTCAATGTGTCTTGCAAAAAGTACAAACGTCCTCACTCTGAGACAACGTTGGTTTATATTGTGCTGTCCTTCATCTCTTTGTTGACTGTGGTTCTGAATgtgctggtcatcatctccatctcccacttcaG gcagctccacacccccaccaacctcctcctcctctctctggctgtctctgaCTTCCTCGTAGGTCTCCTCGTGATGCCGTTTCAAATCCTCTTAACAGAACCCTGTTGGTTCCTGGGTGACCTGGTCTGTGTTCTAGATTATTTCTTAAACTTTATCATTGTCTGTTCCTCAGTAGtaaacatggtgctcatatcagtcgaccgttatgtggctatctGTGACCCTCTGCACTACCCCAGCAGAATCACTCTAAACAGAGTTCAGAtctgtgttgtcctgtgttggatttactgtgttttctgcagttttctgaTTTTATATGATAATCTGAAACAACCAGGCAGGTATAACTCCTGTTATGGAGAATGTGTGATCTATGTAATCGGAGCTGTTGATCTTGTGCTGAGCTTTATTATCCCAGTTAGTACCATCATCATTCTGTATGTGAGagtgtttgtggtggctgtgtctcaggctcgtgccatgcgctcccacattgcagctgtcacactgcagcgttcAGTGACTGTAACTGTGAAGAAATcagagatgaaagcagccaggaatcttggtgttgttgttactgtgtttCTCATGTGTTATTGTCCATATTATTGTGTCACTCTCTCTGGCTTTGAACTTACAATTGGTTCTCCAACTGAGGTCcttatgatttttattatatatttgaactcctgtctaaaccctATGATTTACGCCTTTTTgtatccctggtttagaaaatcagtTAAACTCATTGTTACCGTTGAAATCCTGCAGCCTAACTCCTGTATGATCAACGTGCTGTAG
- the LOC113145203 gene encoding trace amine-associated receptor 13c-like, with amino-acid sequence MEEAELCFPQLLNVSCKKYKRPHSETMFIYIVLSFISLLTVVLNVLVIISISHFRQLHTPTNLLLLSLAVSDFLVGLLVMPFQILLTEPCWFLGDLVCVLDYFLNFIIVCSSVVNMVLISVDRYVAICDPLHYPTRITLNRVQICVVLCWVYSVFCSFLILYNNLKQPGRYNSCYGECVINIIGALDLLLFFIIPVTAIIILYMRVFVVAVSQARAMRSHIAAVTLQRSVTVTVKKSEMKAARNLGVVVAVFLMCYSPSYCVSLSGYELTIGSSTNIFIIVMIYFNSCLNPIIYAFLYPWFRKSVKLIVTVEILQLNSCMINVL; translated from the exons atggaggaagcTGAACTCTGTTTTCCACAACTCCTCAATGTGTCTTGCAAAAAGTACAAACGTCCTCACTCTGAGACAATGTTCATTTACATTGTGCTGTCCTTCATCTCTTTGCTGACTGTGGTTCTGAATgtgctggtcatcatctccatctcccacttcaG gcagctccacacccccaccaacctcctcctcctctctctggctgtctctgaCTTCCTCGTAGGTCTCCTCGTGATGCCGTTTCAAATCCTCTTAACAGAACCCTGTTGGTTCCTGGGTGACCTGGTCTGTGTTCTAGATTATTTCTTAAACTTTATCATTGTCTGTTCCTCAGTAGtaaacatggtgctcatatcagtcgaccgttatgtggctatctGTGACCCTCTGCACTACCCCACCAGAATCACTCTAAACAGAGTTCAGAtctgtgttgtcctgtgttGGGTTTACtctgttttctgcagttttctgaTTTTATATAATAACCTGAAACAACCAGGCAGGTATAACTCCTGTTATGGAGAATGTGTGATTAATATAATTGGAGCTCTTgatcttcttttattttttattataccAGTTACTGCCATCATcattctgtatatgagagtgtttgtggtggctgtgtctcaggctcgtgccatgcgctcccacattgcagctgtcacactgcagcgttcagtgactgtaactgttaagaaatcagagatgaaagcagccaggaatcttggtgttgttgttgctgtgtttctcatGTGTTACAGTCCGTCTtattgtgtctctctctctggatATGAGCTTACAATCGGTTCTTCAACTAACATCTTCATAATTGTTATGATatattttaactcctgtctaaaccctATAATTTATGCCTTTTTgtatccctggtttagaaaatcagtAAAACTCATTGTTACCGTTGAAATCCTGCAGCTTAACTCCTGTATGATCAACGTGCTGTAG